The Muricauda sp. SCSIO 65647 genome includes a region encoding these proteins:
- the folE gene encoding GTP cyclohydrolase I FolE, producing MKVHETLEEQFDHIGDDHLGSSEETPMRKDAFVLDDDEKIERIEKNVREIMLTLGLDLDDDSLNGTPGRVAKMYVKEIFAGLHPKRRPKSSTFKNKYKYGEMLVEKNITVYSTCEHHLLPIVGRAHIAYISNGTVVGLSKMNRIVDYFAKRPQVQERMNIQIVKELQNVLGTEDVACVIDAKHLCVNSRGIRDVDSSTVTAEYGGKFKEEAVRREFLDYINLDTEF from the coding sequence ATGAAAGTACACGAAACTTTGGAAGAACAATTTGACCATATTGGCGATGACCACTTGGGATCGTCAGAGGAAACCCCCATGCGAAAAGATGCCTTCGTACTCGATGACGATGAAAAAATCGAGCGAATCGAAAAGAATGTGCGTGAAATTATGTTGACCCTGGGTTTAGATCTCGATGATGATAGTTTGAACGGAACACCGGGCAGGGTTGCCAAAATGTACGTAAAGGAAATTTTTGCAGGGCTACATCCAAAAAGAAGACCAAAATCATCAACTTTCAAGAACAAATACAAATACGGCGAGATGTTGGTTGAAAAGAACATTACCGTTTATTCAACCTGTGAACACCATTTATTGCCCATCGTCGGCAGGGCCCATATTGCCTACATTTCAAACGGTACAGTGGTCGGACTGTCAAAGATGAACCGTATCGTTGATTATTTCGCCAAAAGGCCTCAAGTACAAGAACGCATGAACATACAGATTGTCAAAGAGTTGCAAAACGTACTGGGCACTGAAGATGTGGCCTGCGTCATCGATGCCAAACATTTATGTGTGAACTCGCGCGGCATTCGTGATGTCGATAGCAGTACCGTAACGGCAGAGTATGGTGGCAAATTCAAAGAAGAGGCCGTCAGAAGAGAATTTTTGGATTATATCAATCTAGATACCGAATTTTAA
- a CDS encoding T9SS type B sorting domain-containing protein: protein MARFVLLFIILLMGFVGHAQISADCGDAVPICNNTPVNGGTDGYGNDDFDGRTTSGCLEATQTGAIESNSAWYRFRTGASGQLGFNIGHDSTEDWDFALYRASDCNDLGEPIRCNFFDNSDQKNYTGVGVDPSGDSGSVLYEDWLNVNPGEDYYLLINNFSNSNSGFSIQFSGEIFVTNPYDALDCSIVSNLLGPPIAACQGDPVILDATTSGALNYRWYSDTGTGFQLISGETNATLNATADAIYRVEVATSSGTLVSDVQVAYSEIPITGPVTDETICHSEEMVFDLEAKDTEALGVQDPNSFQVSYHASQSDALNGINALTKQYSKLPGSETIYVRTYAIENPNCSDVSQSFELNALETPNLTFDDEVPICENNPLVTIGEMMPNPLYDYEWSTGETTSSIQVSAADSYSVTVTNSANGVDCSSTRTVNVNISETPQISSIEIDDLRANNTVEIVLDNINADYFEFQLNDDPFQDSNIFTSVLPGTHTLTVRDRFGCGELSENIVVVGFSNHFSPNGDGLNENWQIEGLSSLNSPIVTIYDRYGKLLKQLDVNNFEWDGQYNGAPLPATDYWFKLSYIDDSGNRTYAKYIQTHFSLRR from the coding sequence ATGGCTAGGTTTGTTTTGCTTTTCATCATTTTGCTGATGGGCTTTGTAGGTCATGCCCAGATTTCTGCAGATTGTGGTGATGCAGTACCCATTTGCAACAACACCCCAGTGAACGGAGGTACCGACGGTTACGGTAATGATGATTTTGATGGCCGAACGACAAGTGGCTGTCTCGAGGCCACCCAAACAGGGGCCATTGAATCGAATTCGGCTTGGTACCGCTTTCGTACGGGTGCTTCTGGCCAACTTGGATTCAATATTGGCCACGATAGTACGGAAGACTGGGATTTTGCCCTTTACCGTGCTTCTGATTGCAATGATCTTGGTGAGCCCATTCGCTGTAATTTTTTTGATAACAGTGACCAAAAAAATTATACTGGAGTAGGGGTTGACCCCTCTGGTGATAGCGGTTCAGTGCTTTATGAAGATTGGTTGAACGTGAATCCCGGTGAAGATTATTACTTGCTCATCAATAATTTTAGCAATTCAAACTCAGGCTTTTCCATTCAGTTCTCAGGAGAGATTTTTGTAACCAACCCTTACGACGCACTTGATTGCTCAATCGTGAGCAATCTTTTGGGGCCGCCGATCGCCGCCTGTCAAGGTGATCCCGTTATTCTTGATGCCACCACTTCTGGCGCTTTGAATTACAGGTGGTATAGTGATACAGGTACTGGATTTCAACTTATTTCTGGTGAAACCAACGCAACGTTGAACGCTACAGCTGATGCCATTTATCGTGTTGAGGTGGCCACTTCAAGCGGTACTTTGGTGAGCGATGTACAGGTAGCCTATTCTGAAATTCCGATTACCGGCCCCGTAACCGATGAAACGATTTGCCACTCTGAGGAAATGGTCTTTGATTTAGAAGCCAAAGACACAGAGGCCTTGGGCGTGCAAGACCCCAATAGCTTTCAGGTAAGCTACCATGCTTCACAGTCAGATGCTTTGAACGGTATAAATGCATTGACAAAACAGTACTCAAAGCTACCGGGTAGCGAGACGATTTATGTGCGAACGTATGCTATTGAGAACCCAAACTGTTCTGATGTATCGCAATCATTTGAGCTGAATGCTTTGGAAACGCCCAATTTGACCTTTGACGATGAAGTGCCAATATGTGAGAACAATCCATTGGTGACCATTGGCGAGATGATGCCCAATCCACTGTATGATTATGAATGGAGTACAGGTGAGACCACATCGTCCATACAGGTAAGCGCAGCTGACTCATATAGTGTAACCGTGACGAATTCTGCAAATGGGGTAGATTGTTCAAGTACCAGAACCGTAAATGTCAATATTTCTGAGACCCCGCAAATTTCAAGTATAGAGATTGATGATTTAAGGGCCAATAATACAGTTGAGATTGTTTTGGATAATATAAATGCCGATTATTTTGAGTTTCAATTGAATGATGACCCGTTTCAAGACAGCAATATATTTACCAGTGTGCTGCCCGGTACCCATACATTGACCGTTCGCGATCGATTTGGGTGTGGAGAACTGAGTGAAAATATTGTGGTAGTGGGTTTTTCGAACCATTTTTCACCCAATGGCGATGGTCTCAACGAAAACTGGCAAATTGAAGGGCTTTCAAGCCTGAACAGTCCTATTGTGACCATTTATGATAGATATGGCAAATTGCTCAAACAACTTGATGTCAACAATTTTGAATGGGACGGTCAATACAATGGCGCCCCATTGCCCGCGACCGATTATTGGTTCAAGTTGTCATACATCGATGATTCGGGCAATCGAACCTACGCCAAATACATTCAAACACACTTTTCATTGCGCAGATAG
- a CDS encoding T9SS type B sorting domain-containing protein produces the protein MRTLFITLCSLFLWIFQVQSQTANSADCRSAIPVCADGMPIMPSVDGGGDIDDFDPDVIRQSGCLEKGSISSANIENNTSWYVFRAGTDGQIGFDIEALTDTAEWDFALYGPFDQTSGQNFCGSISDGSAQPIRCNYEVNTTSFTGVGVNPENGQVGAPFVRGSQNTYDEWLNVIAGEIYYLLINNFNTNFDGNPEPFSLTFTGSSVDADQDTALDCTLRDEFLGLDIIACEGDPDIVLSALNTEFGSDLAQVDWSVDSDGDGILEPLPGAGTGPFGAELVVTSPNSGLYAVTITNSFGQSISDQIQITFYGVPQLDPVNGIMVIDDLVNSNQTDPYNVEFQVSGDGDYEYSLNGGDFQDDPVFRDVPPGLNSIVINDKNGCGTTEPIEFLVVGYPKFFTPNGDGIHDNWQVLGIDQLTDPSIFIFDRFGKLLKELDATTLGWDGTFNGRPMPSSDYWFRLDYDRDDQGVLVARSVRRHFSLVR, from the coding sequence ATGCGAACACTATTTATCACGTTATGCAGTCTTTTTTTGTGGATTTTTCAAGTGCAATCCCAGACGGCAAATTCGGCTGATTGTCGTAGCGCCATTCCGGTTTGTGCCGATGGAATGCCCATTATGCCTTCTGTTGATGGGGGAGGAGACATTGATGATTTCGATCCCGATGTCATAAGACAATCGGGATGTTTGGAAAAAGGAAGCATCAGTTCGGCAAATATCGAGAACAATACCTCATGGTACGTTTTTCGTGCTGGTACCGATGGGCAAATAGGTTTTGATATTGAGGCCCTAACGGATACGGCTGAGTGGGATTTTGCCCTCTATGGCCCTTTTGACCAGACCAGTGGTCAAAACTTTTGTGGTAGTATCAGTGACGGCTCTGCCCAGCCCATTCGCTGTAATTATGAGGTGAACACCACTTCGTTTACGGGTGTTGGGGTGAACCCCGAAAATGGGCAGGTGGGCGCCCCTTTTGTGAGGGGCAGCCAGAATACCTATGACGAATGGCTCAACGTGATCGCTGGTGAGATTTATTACTTGCTCATCAACAATTTCAACACGAATTTTGACGGCAATCCCGAACCCTTTTCTTTGACCTTTACAGGAAGTTCTGTAGATGCCGATCAAGACACCGCTTTAGATTGTACTCTTCGGGACGAATTTTTAGGATTGGATATCATTGCTTGTGAGGGCGATCCAGATATTGTATTGAGTGCCTTGAACACAGAATTTGGCTCTGATCTTGCCCAAGTCGATTGGTCGGTCGATTCAGACGGTGATGGAATACTAGAGCCATTGCCCGGTGCAGGTACTGGACCCTTCGGTGCAGAATTGGTGGTCACAAGTCCGAATTCAGGATTATATGCGGTGACCATTACCAATAGTTTTGGCCAGTCTATTTCTGACCAAATACAGATTACTTTTTATGGAGTTCCCCAACTCGACCCCGTTAACGGTATCATGGTCATTGATGATTTGGTCAACAGCAATCAGACAGACCCATACAATGTCGAATTTCAGGTTTCAGGTGATGGAGACTATGAATACTCACTGAATGGCGGAGATTTTCAAGATGACCCCGTGTTCAGGGATGTGCCTCCTGGATTGAATTCGATCGTCATCAATGATAAGAACGGCTGCGGTACAACAGAACCTATCGAATTTTTGGTTGTCGGATATCCAAAATTCTTTACACCCAATGGCGATGGCATTCATGATAATTGGCAAGTGCTTGGCATTGACCAATTGACAGATCCCAGTATATTCATATTTGATCGTTTCGGGAAGCTATTAAAAGAGTTGGACGCTACAACTTTAGGGTGGGACGGTACCTTTAACGGCCGCCCGATGCCGTCATCTGATTATTGGTTCAGATTAGATTACGACCGTGATGATCAGGGTGTTTTGGTTGCCCGTTCTGTACGAAGGCATTTCTCATTGGTAAGATAA
- a CDS encoding OmpP1/FadL family transporter: MRTVFAFIMVLSCTAISAQNINDVLRYSTENTQGTARFQAMGGAFGALGGDLSSLNVNPAGSAVFNYSQFTISGSNYNRDNEAFFGNRTRTTDINSLELNQAGGAFVFKSSDSPWKKLSLAFNYDLVQNFDNEFFASGSTLQGIDNYFLSFAQGQTLGPLRVQQGEFIEDAYLDIGSSLGFGAQQAFLGFQSGLIEPETDDDANTAYFPLAEYSNLEQSYFQRTTGYNSKFTVNFAGQYQENLYIGASLNFHAVLYEQLTQFDETGYDADSEIQSTSFDNLLRTEGDGFSFSLGAIARLNDNIRVGGSYQSPTWYRLTDDVSQSIRTDSPVANPDLQFIDFNLVNLFPEYRIKTPSKLTGSAAIVFGKDGLLSFDYSYQDMSEAELRPTSDPNFSNENEFIASQLGVVNSYRIGGEYRIERVSLRGGYRYESSPFEDDQGADLNGYSGGIGYDFGGSRLDVALSRTERETSEQFFDAGLDNAALVNRINTNVTLSFTMKF; encoded by the coding sequence ATGAGAACAGTTTTTGCTTTCATCATGGTATTGTCATGCACCGCTATAAGTGCCCAAAACATCAATGATGTATTGCGTTACAGCACAGAAAATACACAGGGTACAGCAAGATTTCAGGCAATGGGCGGAGCTTTCGGGGCCTTAGGAGGTGATTTGTCTTCATTGAACGTGAACCCAGCAGGATCGGCAGTGTTCAATTACAGTCAGTTCACGATCTCGGGATCTAATTACAATCGTGACAATGAAGCTTTTTTCGGAAACCGAACCCGTACCACCGACATCAATTCATTGGAACTTAATCAAGCAGGTGGAGCTTTTGTCTTCAAATCGTCTGATAGCCCATGGAAAAAACTATCATTGGCATTCAACTATGATCTTGTACAAAATTTCGATAATGAATTCTTTGCCTCAGGAAGCACTTTGCAGGGCATTGACAATTATTTCTTGAGTTTTGCCCAAGGGCAAACCTTAGGCCCACTTAGGGTACAGCAAGGAGAATTTATTGAAGATGCTTATTTAGACATCGGTTCGAGTCTGGGTTTTGGGGCCCAACAAGCGTTTCTAGGCTTTCAATCGGGCCTGATAGAGCCCGAAACGGATGATGACGCCAATACCGCCTATTTTCCTTTGGCGGAGTATAGCAATCTTGAGCAAAGCTATTTTCAGCGTACTACGGGCTACAACAGCAAGTTTACGGTAAATTTTGCGGGCCAGTACCAAGAAAATCTATACATCGGGGCTTCCCTGAACTTTCATGCCGTTTTATATGAACAATTGACCCAATTCGATGAAACCGGTTACGATGCTGATTCTGAGATACAGTCCACTTCATTTGACAATTTATTGAGAACTGAGGGCGATGGATTTTCGTTCAGCTTGGGTGCCATTGCGCGTTTGAACGATAACATTAGAGTGGGCGGTAGCTACCAATCACCTACATGGTATCGCCTCACTGATGATGTTTCACAGAGTATTCGAACAGATTCACCTGTGGCAAATCCTGATTTACAGTTCATCGATTTTAATTTGGTCAACCTGTTTCCTGAATACCGTATCAAAACCCCTTCTAAACTAACAGGAAGTGCTGCTATTGTTTTTGGAAAAGATGGGCTGTTGAGTTTTGATTATAGCTATCAAGATATGTCTGAAGCTGAGCTAAGGCCTACCTCTGACCCCAACTTTTCAAACGAGAACGAATTTATCGCAAGTCAGTTGGGGGTAGTCAATTCATATCGAATTGGAGGCGAATACCGAATCGAAAGGGTCAGCTTGAGGGGTGGCTATCGGTATGAAAGCAGTCCGTTCGAAGATGACCAAGGAGCTGATTTAAATGGTTATTCTGGCGGTATCGGTTATGATTTTGGGGGCAGTCGGTTAGATGTTGCCCTGAGCCGTACCGAACGCGAAACAAGTGAGCAGTTTTTTGATGCCGGACTTGACAATGCCGCATTGGTCAACCGAATCAATACCAATGTAACACTTTCGTTCACGATGAAATTCTAA
- the proS gene encoding proline--tRNA ligase, with amino-acid sequence MGKNLTSRAEDYSKWYNELVIKADLAENSGVRGCMVIKPYGFAIWEKMQAGLDKMFKDTGHENAYFPLFIPKSYLSKEASHVEGFAKECAVVTHYRLKNADDGSGIIVDDEAKLEEELIVRPTSETIIWDTYRRWIQSYRDLPLLINQWANVVRWEMRTRLFLRTAEFLWQEGHTAHATEKEALEEAEKILHVYADFAENHMAMPVIKGTKTESERFAGAEETYCIEALMQDGKALQAGTSHFLGQNFAKAFDVKFATKEGKQDYVWATSWGVSTRLMGALIMTHSDDNGLVLPPKLAPIQVVIVPIYKGMEQLDAISKKVEPLVRELRAKGITVKYDDRDTHKPGFKFNEYELKGVPVRLAVGQRDLESGTFEVARRDTLQKESVAAENIVAHIEQLLKDIQQHIYDKALQHQKNHISEVDTYEEFKTVLEEKGGFISAHWDGTTETEEKIKDETKATIRCIPLNVGEDEGKCMVTGQPSPYRVLFAKAY; translated from the coding sequence ATGGGTAAAAATTTGACGAGTCGTGCCGAGGATTATTCCAAATGGTACAATGAACTTGTAATCAAAGCAGATTTAGCAGAGAATTCTGGAGTCAGGGGCTGTATGGTCATTAAACCTTATGGATTTGCCATTTGGGAGAAAATGCAGGCCGGTCTTGATAAAATGTTCAAAGATACCGGACATGAGAATGCCTATTTTCCACTCTTTATCCCGAAATCATACTTGAGCAAAGAGGCCAGTCATGTTGAAGGTTTTGCAAAAGAATGCGCAGTGGTCACCCATTACAGGCTCAAGAATGCCGACGATGGTAGCGGAATCATTGTCGATGATGAAGCCAAATTGGAAGAGGAACTTATTGTACGGCCCACTTCAGAGACCATTATTTGGGATACCTATCGCCGCTGGATTCAATCATACCGAGATTTACCTTTGTTGATCAACCAATGGGCCAATGTGGTGCGTTGGGAGATGCGTACCCGACTTTTTCTCCGTACCGCCGAATTTTTATGGCAAGAAGGCCATACGGCCCATGCCACAGAAAAGGAAGCCCTGGAAGAAGCCGAGAAGATATTGCATGTCTATGCCGATTTTGCTGAAAACCATATGGCCATGCCGGTCATCAAAGGCACGAAAACAGAGAGCGAACGTTTTGCCGGTGCTGAAGAAACCTATTGTATCGAGGCATTGATGCAAGATGGCAAGGCTTTACAGGCGGGCACCTCCCACTTTTTGGGTCAAAACTTTGCCAAGGCCTTTGATGTCAAATTCGCCACGAAAGAAGGCAAGCAAGATTATGTTTGGGCCACCTCTTGGGGCGTCTCAACACGTTTAATGGGCGCATTGATCATGACCCACAGTGATGACAATGGTTTGGTATTGCCCCCTAAACTCGCTCCCATTCAAGTGGTCATTGTACCCATTTACAAGGGCATGGAACAGCTGGATGCCATCTCTAAAAAAGTAGAACCTTTGGTAAGGGAACTACGGGCAAAGGGAATTACGGTAAAATATGATGATCGTGATACCCATAAACCGGGATTCAAATTCAACGAGTATGAACTGAAGGGTGTGCCCGTTCGATTGGCCGTAGGCCAACGCGACCTTGAAAGCGGTACGTTTGAAGTCGCCAGAAGAGACACCTTGCAAAAAGAGTCTGTTGCAGCCGAAAACATAGTGGCACATATCGAACAGCTGTTGAAAGATATTCAACAGCATATATATGATAAGGCCTTGCAGCACCAAAAGAACCATATAAGCGAGGTTGATACCTATGAGGAGTTCAAGACCGTTTTGGAAGAAAAAGGAGGTTTCATCTCAGCCCACTGGGACGGTACCACGGAGACCGAAGAAAAAATAAAGGATGAAACCAAGGCAACGATAAGATGTATTCCATTGAATGTTGGTGAAGATGAAGGTAAATGTATGGTTACCGGACAGCCATCACCCTACCGTGTGCTATTTGCCAAGGCCTATTAA
- the rpsT gene encoding 30S ribosomal protein S20 — protein MANHKSALKRIRRNEAVRLRNRYQHKTVRNAIKKLRNEENKKEAQKMLPTVVGMIDKLAKRNIIHSNKASNLKSKLMKKVAAM, from the coding sequence ATGGCAAATCATAAGTCAGCATTAAAGAGAATCAGAAGAAACGAGGCCGTACGTCTTCGCAATAGGTATCAGCACAAAACCGTGCGAAATGCCATCAAAAAATTGCGCAATGAAGAGAACAAAAAAGAAGCCCAGAAAATGCTTCCAACCGTTGTCGGGATGATAGATAAGCTGGCAAAGCGAAATATTATCCATTCCAACAAAGCATCCAATTTAAAGAGCAAGCTGATGAAAAAGGTGGCAGCGATGTAA
- the rho gene encoding transcription termination factor Rho translates to MFEISDLKAKKLPELQEIAKELNVPKFKTMKKLDLVYQILDVQASNPKAVKESVVAEEKREPRKRQQRTAEQSPKKAEKTEKDDATNEGDQKVQRHKKDHRQNGHQKNQSRKSGHTHHRNGQDKKNSNFDKDLKNRYKEPEFEFDSIIQSEGVLDIMQDGYGFLRSSDYNYLSSPDDIYVSQSQIRLFGLKTGDTVLGNVRPPKEGEKYFPLIKVNKINGLDPQVVRDRVSFEHLTPLFPREKFNIAERQSTISTRIMDLFSPIGKGQRGMIVSQPKTGKTMLLKDIANAIAANHPEVYQIILLIDERPEEVTDMQRNVRGEVVASTFDKEATEHVRVANIVIEKAKRLVECGHDVVILLDSITRLARAYNTVQPASGKVLSGGVDANALHKPKRFFGAARNIENGGSLSIIATALTETGSKMDEVIFEEFKGTGNMELQLDRRISNRRIFPAIDLISSSTRRDDLLLDENTIQRMWIMRKYLADMNPVEAMEFMEQRIKQTKNNEEFLLTMNE, encoded by the coding sequence ATGTTTGAGATTTCCGATCTAAAGGCAAAAAAGCTTCCTGAACTGCAGGAAATTGCCAAAGAATTGAACGTACCCAAGTTCAAGACCATGAAAAAGCTTGATCTCGTCTATCAAATTTTAGATGTTCAGGCCTCCAACCCAAAAGCGGTAAAAGAATCAGTAGTGGCAGAAGAGAAAAGAGAGCCACGAAAGCGCCAGCAGAGAACTGCTGAGCAGAGCCCAAAAAAAGCTGAAAAGACAGAAAAGGACGATGCTACCAACGAGGGTGATCAAAAGGTTCAAAGACATAAAAAAGACCATCGACAAAATGGCCATCAAAAGAACCAAAGCAGAAAAAGCGGTCACACACACCATCGCAATGGCCAAGACAAAAAGAACAGCAATTTTGATAAAGATCTAAAAAACCGATATAAAGAGCCCGAATTTGAATTTGATAGCATCATTCAAAGTGAGGGTGTACTTGACATCATGCAAGATGGTTATGGTTTTTTGAGATCCTCTGACTACAACTACCTTTCATCGCCCGATGATATTTATGTCTCACAATCCCAAATTCGACTATTTGGCCTTAAGACCGGTGATACGGTTCTAGGAAATGTTCGGCCACCAAAAGAAGGTGAAAAGTACTTTCCACTGATTAAAGTGAACAAAATCAATGGGTTGGATCCCCAAGTTGTTCGTGACAGGGTCTCTTTCGAGCATTTGACACCACTTTTCCCAAGGGAAAAATTCAATATAGCCGAAAGACAAAGTACGATTTCGACCCGTATTATGGACCTTTTCTCACCTATTGGAAAAGGACAACGGGGCATGATTGTATCGCAGCCCAAAACGGGAAAGACGATGTTGTTGAAAGATATTGCGAACGCTATTGCGGCAAACCACCCCGAGGTATATCAAATTATTCTGTTGATCGATGAACGCCCAGAAGAGGTGACCGATATGCAGCGAAATGTACGTGGTGAAGTGGTAGCCTCTACTTTTGACAAAGAGGCGACCGAGCATGTGCGTGTGGCGAATATTGTGATCGAAAAGGCAAAAAGATTGGTCGAATGCGGCCATGATGTGGTCATTCTATTAGACTCCATCACACGTTTGGCAAGAGCTTACAATACGGTTCAGCCTGCATCTGGTAAAGTATTGAGTGGTGGTGTGGATGCAAACGCTTTGCACAAACCAAAGCGTTTCTTTGGTGCGGCGAGAAATATTGAAAATGGCGGTTCATTGTCGATCATTGCCACAGCGTTGACCGAGACCGGCTCAAAAATGGATGAGGTTATCTTTGAAGAATTCAAGGGTACGGGCAATATGGAACTGCAACTCGACCGTCGTATCAGTAACCGTAGAATTTTCCCCGCCATCGACCTGATTTCTTCATCTACAAGACGTGACGACCTGTTACTCGACGAAAATACCATTCAGCGTATGTGGATCATGAGAAAATATTTGGCTGACATGAACCCTGTTGAGGCAATGGAGTTTATGGAACAACGTATCAAACAGACCAAAAACAACGAAGAGTTTCTATTGACCATGAATGAATAA
- a CDS encoding DUF4293 domain-containing protein: MIQRVQTLYMLMVALLGGVASFFLSLWVDADGKTIFVRDDIFMGMAFYASALLAVLAIFMYKKRQNQFVVNRLNIILNLFLLGFFVYRSLNLSGENTISEKGIGMLIPVFSIVFLVLANRAIKKDEDLVKSVDRLR, translated from the coding sequence ATGATTCAAAGAGTTCAGACGTTATACATGTTGATGGTGGCCCTTTTAGGCGGGGTCGCTTCTTTTTTTCTGAGCCTTTGGGTCGATGCCGACGGCAAGACCATATTTGTACGCGACGATATTTTTATGGGTATGGCCTTTTATGCTTCGGCATTATTGGCGGTTTTGGCAATTTTCATGTACAAAAAAAGACAAAATCAATTTGTGGTGAACAGATTGAACATCATATTGAACCTTTTTTTACTAGGATTTTTCGTTTACCGATCACTAAACTTATCCGGAGAAAACACCATTTCTGAGAAGGGTATTGGGATGCTGATTCCTGTATTTTCTATCGTTTTTCTGGTCTTGGCGAACAGGGCCATCAAAAAGGATGAAGATCTTGTAAAATCTGTCGATCGATTGCGTTGA
- a CDS encoding metallophosphoesterase family protein, with protein sequence MTKILLLSDTHGHIDEAILKYAKQADEIWHAGDIGDLSVTDKLKQLKPVRGVFGNIDNHVIQKEFPEHNRFFCEKVAVWITHIGGYPGNYNMRVREDIRKNPPRLFISGHSHILKVMNDKKLGLLHMNPGACGRQGFHKIRTMLRFVIDGESITDLEVIELGKR encoded by the coding sequence ATGACAAAGATTTTGCTGCTCTCTGATACGCATGGTCACATCGATGAGGCCATTCTGAAGTATGCGAAACAGGCCGATGAAATATGGCATGCAGGTGATATCGGCGATTTGTCGGTTACCGACAAGTTAAAACAATTGAAACCAGTGCGCGGTGTTTTTGGTAACATCGACAATCATGTCATCCAGAAAGAATTTCCTGAGCACAACCGGTTTTTCTGTGAAAAGGTAGCGGTATGGATCACACACATTGGGGGGTATCCAGGAAATTACAACATGAGGGTCAGGGAAGATATCAGAAAGAACCCACCAAGGTTATTTATATCTGGGCATTCACATATATTAAAAGTGATGAACGACAAAAAATTGGGACTGTTACACATGAATCCGGGTGCTTGTGGCAGGCAAGGTTTTCACAAAATACGCACCATGTTACGGTTTGTGATCGATGGCGAAAGTATAACGGATCTTGAAGTTATCGAGCTCGGAAAAAGATAA
- the truA gene encoding tRNA pseudouridine(38-40) synthase TruA, producing the protein MRYFIRFAYFGKAYHGWQNQPNAITVQQVLERALCTLSRQEISVIGAGRTDTGVHAKEMFAHFDVNTTLKAEELVQRLNSFLPDDIAVGEIFQVTEEAHARFDAKERTYEYWIVQKKNPFYKDTAHFVWSPLNLDDMNKAASIMMEYDDFECFSKSNTDVKTFICQIKQAFWEKREEKPVFTITADRFLRNMVRAIVGTLLEVGMGRMEPEGIRPIIESRDRGKAGVSVPAKGLYLTKITYPETIYL; encoded by the coding sequence TTGAGATATTTCATCCGTTTCGCCTACTTCGGAAAAGCCTATCATGGCTGGCAAAACCAACCCAATGCCATAACCGTTCAGCAAGTGCTTGAACGGGCACTTTGTACCTTGTCGCGGCAAGAGATTTCGGTTATTGGGGCTGGGCGTACCGATACGGGGGTACATGCCAAAGAGATGTTTGCCCATTTTGATGTGAACACAACACTGAAAGCGGAAGAATTGGTGCAGCGTCTGAACAGTTTCTTGCCAGACGATATTGCTGTTGGTGAAATTTTTCAAGTGACCGAAGAGGCCCATGCCCGTTTCGATGCAAAAGAACGAACCTACGAGTATTGGATAGTCCAGAAAAAAAATCCCTTCTATAAAGATACGGCCCATTTTGTTTGGTCTCCATTGAACCTCGATGACATGAACAAAGCGGCATCTATTATGATGGAGTATGATGATTTCGAGTGTTTTTCAAAATCGAACACCGATGTGAAAACCTTCATATGCCAGATAAAGCAGGCCTTTTGGGAAAAAAGGGAAGAAAAACCCGTATTTACCATTACGGCCGATAGATTTTTGCGAAACATGGTACGTGCCATTGTGGGTACTTTGCTGGAAGTAGGCATGGGTAGAATGGAACCTGAGGGCATAAGGCCCATAATTGAAAGCAGAGACCGTGGAAAAGCAGGTGTATCGGTGCCAGCAAAAGGTTTATATTTGACCAAGATAACATACCCAGAAACCATTTACTTATGA